Within Halorubrum lacusprofundi ATCC 49239, the genomic segment GCCGGCCAGCGGCCGCGATCGACGGTGACCCCGCGGCCTTCGAGGCGGGCGACGCTCCGACGGTCACCAGCAACGACGGACGGATCGAGTCCGTCTACCTCTCACCGACACTGAACGTGTCGTGGACCGACTTCTCCGAGCGCGTCGAGCGCGTGACGCTCACGCTCGCCGTGGGGAGCGATGCCGGCGTCGACAAGGTGTACCGGGAGACCCTCACGGCGGCCGATCCCGGGGCGACGCCCGGCGATGTCGCGTCGGTCGGCGGCTCCGATGGCGCACAGTCTGAAGCGCCGCCCGATTTCGACACGATCGACGGCAGCCTCACCGTGCGGTTCGAGCGCGCTGACGCAACTGCCCGGGGCGACGCGGTGACGAGCGAGACGCTCTCCGCGACTGATCTATCCGGCGGCGAGACGGACACGACGACGCTGGACGTAGTATTCCGCGCGGATGTCGCCGGCGGCGGCGACGAAGCGACCGTCGTGCGCACGACGACCGTCGACCTGACCGTCGAAAATCCAGCGGGCGATGCGACGGCAGGTGGATCGGTCGGGGTCGACGCCGCCTGAGAAGCGACGCCGCCTGAGAAGTGGCACCACCTGACGGAACGACGCCGACTCCCCCGCCCGGTCAGCGCTCCCGCTTCGCCTCCCGACCGAGGTGTTCTTCGACGGCCTCGACCTTCCGCGCGGCGGTCGTGTCCTCGGTCCGCTTGTCGTCGATTTTTAAGACCGTGGAGACGCGGTCGCCGTCGACGGCGTCGTGAGCGGCCGCGGCCGCCGCGAACAGCGTCTCGGCGTCGTCGGCCTCGATCACGGTTCCCATCGGGTTCGTCTCGTAGCTCACGTCGAAGTCGTCGAGCGCGGCGACGGCCTTCGCGACCTCGCCGGACATACTCCCCTCGATCACCGGTGCGACACTCAACAGCGCGATGGCGGTCATACCTGT encodes:
- a CDS encoding MTH1187 family thiamine-binding protein, with the translated sequence MTAIALLSVAPVIEGSMSGEVAKAVAALDDFDVSYETNPMGTVIEADDAETLFAAAAAAHDAVDGDRVSTVLKIDDKRTEDTTAARKVEAVEEHLGREAKRER